In the genome of Podospora pseudocomata strain CBS 415.72m chromosome 2 map unlocalized CBS415.72m_2.2, whole genome shotgun sequence, one region contains:
- a CDS encoding uncharacterized protein (EggNog:ENOG503P5PY) yields the protein MPSTAQAKVKQQPVAVASSTSKKAPAASVSKAVKKTTTSSSSKPTTTSSTKPTRTASTKPKDVTSYATSKTPAQARSAAKKLAPAVASTPATQSSPKPNFRPVTMTAHTKKALGVSSPSSVNKSVPIGQVKTTAAVRSSVPARPAPTAARVPAASPVMPKTATSQPKTKPAVSAAPVKASPQPPAITQTPRKKKYAPEAHIPTSNFTKQLSNTVGGVAQGVGRTVGGVGQGVGRTVGGVTQGVGQTASGLTTDALDTLNRTTNSLGRGDIYGTVGGVAGGVGNTVGNTTKNLGGAVGGVTRGLGDTVNQTTDGLGNAIGGPVGGLTKGVGGAVGGVTRGVGDTVGGVTRGLGNTLGNTTGALGRGDLGGVVGGLVGGLGETVGEVGKGVGGILSPVLGGVLGGGK from the exons ATGCCGAGCACTGCCCAAGCCAAGGTTAAGCAACAGCCGGTTGCGGTGGCGT CATCGACGTCGAAGAAGGCACCGGCTGCGTCTGTCTCcaaggctgtcaagaagaCAACGACATCGTCGTCTTCAAAGCCTACcacaacatcgtcaaccaAGCCGACCAGAACAGCAAGCACCAAGCCTAAAGATGTGACCTCTTATGCCACCAGCAAAACTCCAGCCCAGGCGAGGTCCGCGGCTAAGAAGCTGGCACCAGCTGTCGCATCCACGCCGGCAACACAGTCCTCCCCAAAGCCTAACTTCAGACCAGTCACCATGACAGCTCATACGAAGAAGGCTCTTGGGGTGTCCAGCCCGTCCAGCGTCAATAAGTCGGTGCCCATCGGACAGGTCAAGACCACCGCCGCTGTTCGATCTTCTGTCCCTGCCCGGCCTGCTCCTACTGCTGCGCGAGTCCCAGCCGCCTCCCCAGTCATGCCAAAGACTGCGACTTCCCAGCCCAAGACAAAGCCTGCTGTTTCTGCTGCTCCAGTCAAGGcctctcctcaacctcctgcCATTACTCAAACGCCCCGAAAGAAGAAGTACGCCCCTGAAGCTCACATCCCAACCTCAAACTTCACCAAACAGCTCTCCAACACCGTTGGAGGTGTGGCTCAGGGTGTAGGGAGAACCGTCGGCGGCGTGGGTCAAGGCGTGGGGAGAACTGTCGGGGGAGTCACGCAAGGAGTTGGGCAGACAGCCTCCGGCCTGACCACTGATGCACTTGACACCCTGAACCGCACTACCAACTCGCTCGGTCGGGGTGATATCTATGGCACTGTCGGGGGAGTTGCAGGCGGTGTCGGGAATACTGTTGGGAATACTACCAAGAACcttggtggtgctgtcgGAGGAGTTacgagagggttgggggataCTGTCAATCAGACTACGGACGGGCTAGGGAATGCGATCGGGGGACCTGTTGGTGGGTTGACgaaaggggttgggggtgctgttgggggggttacgaggggggtgggggataCGGTTGGGGGTGTTACGAGGGGATTGGGCAATACGCTTGGGAATACTACTGGTGctttggggagaggagacTTGGGAGGTGTGGTTGgaggtttggttggtgggttgggggagacagttggggaggttggaaagggggtgggagggattTTGAGTCCAGTATTGGGGGGTGTtctggggggtgggaagtaG
- a CDS encoding uncharacterized protein (COG:O; EggNog:ENOG503NZW0), which yields MARCAPSRGQSKADDSNRVQVFHYEPDTSDSYSDSSDYVEQNARSPSFLSRVFKPKKKWQDAAVQVYKRHQGDNLYIHKVRLQSPQLKKALKGLLERYGLVYRDDSVMVESLAPHRALFFVRHHVAELAKMSKDDETRAHCSLLSGIIQEIFKDKFEEIETLNKKEKITFELLWTLYPEGSIFGTQLADEVPRAYKVNKITLTKEKVEIKCETIMFSGYFFRRYFWNVGIERFDGEIDRLQIPIIPYIDLECNRGLRDRLIQRGKKALDFQVPRYMEYDPEACRDDAVASPWVWKGSDHKLEKEKVVVDFFLVRKRVPYRFANELLPGYNTGTRMGAKKFRRATPEEMDHSRRVVMKSADNLLIMSPYVSGFSLSKRTYADFELDALKPIKRDWNAMEKVIFDDTKKAILKTLVENQKLTAQNQDGRNRALVISITGPSGTGKTLLAESVAAFTGQPLLKDWDIVRDTFEEARDWDGCILVEKPSLGPLPAQLDANAFVKELENFNGIVIATSPDRPFVSPAIASRAQLHINLRYPSFFERKRLWELFNDQLPNDVGKLTSSELELLAAHPTNGYAIKNLLDVSAAWYRSLHRPISLDMIVKLREDTATPGGGGPPPPPPPPPGCARPFRPPAVPSGMGGRVRGPPLGPIGTVVYASPSRESKKKVRRCILVSDDDNDNESEQSISTLSSDDDDKGLESDSDTSRD from the exons ATGGCCAGGTGTGCACCTTCTCGTGGCCAATCGAAGGCTGACGACTCGAACAGAGTCCAAGTCTTCCATTACGAGCCCGACACTTCTGATTCCTATTCGGATTCCTCCGACTACGTTGAACAAAATGCTCGTTCCCCCTCCTTTCTGTCTCGCGTGTTCAAACCGAAGAAGAAGTGGCAAGATGCCGCAGTTCAGGTTTACAAGCGTCACCAGGGCGACAACCTCTACATCCACAAAGTCCGTCTGCAAAGCCCACAGCTTAAGAAAGCCTTGAAAGGCCTTCTTGAGCGATATGGGTTGGTATACCGTGATGACAGTGTCATGGTTGAATCCCTCGCCCCGCATCGCGCCCTCTTCTTTGTGCGCCATCACGTTGCCGAGCTTGCAAAGATGTCCAAAGACGACGAGACCCGCGCCCATTGCTCTTTGCTTAGCGGCATCATCCAGGAAATCTTCAAGGACAAGTTCGAAGAGATTGAGACTctcaacaagaaggagaagatcacTTTCGAACTCTTGTGGACTCTCTACCCAGAAGGGAGCATCTTCGGCACCCAACTTGCCGATGAAGTCCCCCGTGCCTATAAGGTCAACAAGATCACTCTTACCAAGGAGAAGGTAGAGATCAAATGCGAGACAATCATGTTCAGCGGTTACTTTTTCCGACGATACTTTTGGAACGTCGGTATCGAGAGGTTCGATGGCGAGATTGACCGACTTCAGATACCAATCATACCGTATATCGACCTGGAATGCAATAGGGGGTTGCGTGATAGGCTGATTCAGCGTGGAAAGAAGGCATTGGACTTCCAGGTCCCAAGGTACATGGAGTATGACCCGGAGGCTTGCCGTGACGATGCGGTGGCTAGCCCGTGGGTTTGGAAAGGATCAGACCACAAACTG gagaaggagaaggttgttgttgacttttTCCTGGTGCGGAAGCGGGTCCCCTACCGCTTCGCCAATGAACTTCTTCCTGGGTACAATACCGGGACTCGCATGGGAGCCAAAAAGTTCCGCAGAGCAACACCTGAAGAGATGGACCACAGCAGACGCGTGGTGATGAAGTCTGCTGACAACCTCCTGATTATGTCTCCTTATGTTTCAggcttttctctttccaagAGAACCTATG CTGACTTCGAGCTCGATGCGCTCAAGCCAATTAAACGCGACTGGAATGCGATGGAGAAGGTTATTTTCGACGATACCAAGAAGGCCATTCTCAAAACTCTGGTTGAGAACCAGAAGCTGACGGCCCAGAATCAGGATGGTC GCAACCGGGCCCTCGTAATCTCGATTACCGGACCAAGCGGGACAGGCAAGACTCTGCTGGCTGAATCTG TGGCGGCGTTTACTGGGCAGCCACTCTTGAAAGACTGGGACATTGTGAGAGATACATTTGAGGAGGCAAGAGATTGGGATGGCTGTATCTTAGTTGAGAAGCCATCATTGGGCCCTTTGCCAGCTCAGCTTGATGCAAATG CCTTCGTCAAAGAGCTCGAAAATTTTAATG GTATTGTCATTGCAACATCGCCAGACAGGCCATTTGTGTCCCCCGCCATAGCCTCCCGTGCGCAGCTTCATATCAACCTTCGCTATCCCAGTTTCTTCGAGCGAAAGCGTCTCTGGGAACTCTTCAATGACCAGCTCCCTAACGACGTTGGGAAACTGACCTCAAGTGAACTTGAGCTGTTGGCAGCTCATCCAACGAACGGTTATGCCATCAAGAACCTCCTTGATGTCTCCGCGGCATGGTACAGGTCGCTACATCGACCCATCAGCCTTGATATGATTGTCAAGCTCAGGGAAGATACTGCTACTCCAGGTGGCGGTGggccgcctccaccgccgccacctccccccggCTGTGCCCGGCCATTTAGACCCCCGGCTGTGCCTTCAGGAATGGGGGGAAGAGTTCGTGGTCCCCCGCTTGGACCAATCGGGACTGTCGTTTACGCATCCCCGTCCAGAGAGTCAAAGAAGAAGGTTCGCAGATGCATACTTGTCTctgatgatgacaatgacAACGAGTCGGAACAGAGCATCAGCACTCTCAGCTccgatgatgacgacaagGGTCTAGAATCTGACTCGGATACTTCGCGCGATTGA
- a CDS encoding uncharacterized protein (EggNog:ENOG503P1A7; COG:M), which yields MTGVRAWARRGLAFDPTATTILDGHEKAWRALHLWAKKTTGATQSSTAASGEEVDITPAVQEQGPVKDGRDEVSKVTKLFHNVYRSFISPSARPDLPEGEQTLPHDRGVPRLQPGFGSSTRLSCLNNFIRPNIFLAQCTTKAFPASGFTEEIESEPTGNEAMSGYATISNLMPTANDIVPRATTFTNLAERILGYLATSNHVRWKGFVELYASVNYRFTGKPETLRGLLEAEVDNTLGYATTAHPDKWSFQQPNLVQGFIAIWLFTLARRRAAIRDVISNPWVKELMFRHEYIGPLREAIGPESELRYLRIIGTPGTQTDAVERWIGVTTTGIKTPNSGSITQHEAAEQRDLSPRLVKMIKYTVIGLPMRLDDTLNQKTMISSSNIAPY from the exons ATGACAGGAGTGCGTGCTTGGGCTCGACGAGGCCTTGCTTTTGATCCAACCGCCACAACGATATTGGACGGCCACGAAAAGGCTTGGCGTGCTCTTCATCTTTGGGCAAAAAAGACCACGGGCGCTACCCAAAGTTCCACGGCAGCATC AGGCGAAGAAGTGGATATCACTCCGGCGGTTCAGGAGCAAGGTCCAGTTAAAGATGGACGGGATGAGGTTAGTAAGGTGACCAAACTATTTCACAACGTGTACCGCTCTTTCATATCACCCAGTGCCCGGCCAGACCTCCCAGAAGGCGAACAGACATTGCCTCA TGATCGGGGAGTCCCTCGACTTCAGCCAGGTTTCGGATCCAGTACCCGTCTATCCTGCCTCAACAACTTTATACGACCCAACATCTTTTTGGCCCAGTGCACCACAAAGGCCTTCCCCGCGTCTGGGTTCACGGAAGAAATTGAGAGTGAGCCGACCGGAAATGAGGCAATGAGCGGATATGCAACGATTTCGAACCTGATGCCGACCGCTAACGATATTGTCCCTCGGGCTACCACTTTCACTAACTTGGCGGAGCGTATTCTGGGGTACCTTGCAACCTCCAACCACGTGCGATGGAAGGGGTTCG TTGAACTGTATGCGTCGGTAAACTATCGCTTTACCGGCAAGCCAGAAACACTTCGCGGGTT ACTAGAGGCCGAGGTCGACAACACGCTCGGCTATGCAACCACGGCTCATCCAGACAAATGGAGTTTTCAACAGCCCAATCTTGTTCAGGGTTTCATTGCAATATGGCTTTTCACGTTGGCTCGCAGAAGAGCGGCGATACGAGATGTCATCTCTAACCCGTGGGTCAAAGAACTAATGTTCCGTCATGAATACATTGGGCCTCTTCGCGAGGCCATAGGGCCGGAGTCAGAGCTTCGGTACTTGAGAATCATTGGTACACCCGGTACACAGACAGATGCTGTGGAAAGATGGATAGGCGTTACCACCACTGGGATTAAAACCCCCAACAGCGGATCAATAACCCAGCATG AAGCTGCAGAACAGAGGGACCTCAGCCCCAGGCTGGTGAAGATGATAAAATACACCGTGATTGGACTACCGATGAGATTGGACGACACCTTGAACCAGAAGACGATGATATCGTCTTCGAACATCGCGCCGTATTGA
- a CDS encoding uncharacterized protein (COG:S; EggNog:ENOG503P2P4) encodes MPRQARTLSVLARKMVSLSGWSFTAFPPFPATFLPNYAVWNATNESKNLTYQIGVSWPFEWQSRDVTNKTALTMYVTDGNAHGLTAAENFKRRKGVDSAQPDSIVVTIGYPLSNHVYDLTRRFVDLRPPLPDDPASDPPLSGADDFIAFINGTLRPWVQHTIFPSVTFTRDALYGHSFGGIFVVYALIAYPGLFDTYIAATPTMIWNNGSLLDEVTRRWGTGCVQQPVLLPCANETEAIEKKPAVFITYGSAEQFPPRRRTETEEAFQERKTLWQSFKQTEVTQELFYRIQASRRVRDVTLKEYVGQDHAGVASSTIGDGIGYFVDW; translated from the exons ATGCCCCGGCAGGCACGAACACTGTCGG TACTTGCTAGAAAAATGGTTTCTCTGAGCGGCTGGTCCTTCACGGCATTCCCGCCATTCCCCGCCACCTTCCTTCCCAACTATGCTGTTTGGAATGCCACCAACGAATCCAAGAACCTAACCTATCAGATTGGCGTGTCCTGGCCTTTCGAATGGCAGTCGCGGGATGTCACCAACAAGACTGCTCTCACCATGTACGTCACCGACGGGAATGCCCATGGCCTCACCGCAGCTGAGAACTTCAAGCGGCGCAAAGGAGTCGATTCAGCCCAGCCAGACAGCATCGTCGTGACCATTGGTTACCCGCTCAGCAACCACGTCTACGATCTCACCCGGCGTTTTGTCGACCTGCGTCCGCCACTACCTGACGACCCCGCGAGCGATCCGCCGTTGTCGGGTGCTGACGATTTCATCGCCTTCATCAACGGGACCCTCCGCCCGTGGGTGCAGCACACCATCTTCCCATCTGTCACATTTACACGCGACGCTCTCTACGGTCACTCCTTTGGCGGCATATTTGTCGTGTATGCGCTGATTGCCTACCCGGGCTTGTTCGACACGTACATTGCTGCGACGCCGACGATGATCTGGAACAATGGATCGTTGCTCGACGAAGTTACACGGCGCTGGGGAACAGGATGTGTCCAACAACCGGTGCTGTTGCCATGCGCGAACGAAACCGAGGCCATAGAAAAGAAGCCAGCTGTGTTTATCACCTATGGGTCGGCCGAACAGTTCCCCCCACGGCGGCGCACTGAGACGGAGGAAGCATTCCAGGAGAGGAAGACCCTCTGGCAGTCGTTCAAGCAGACAGAGGTGACGCAGGAGTTGTTTTACCGCATCCAGGCCAGCCGAAGGGTGAGGGATGTGACCCTCAAGGAGTACGTAGGTCAGGATCACGCAGGGGTGGCCTCGAGTACGATTGGGGACGGCATCGGATATTTTGTGGACTGGTGA